GGGGGAAAATTTACAAACGAATTATACTACGACTATTGAGATGTTGTTGGAGTCTGCGAGGGAGATGACTTCTGACTTATTCATGAGGAATGTCTTCTTTTCCTCAAGAGCGAGGACACTGCCTCTATTATCTATTATGGCTTTCACTGTATCCGGCCCTATTAAAGGGATGTCGAATCTCGCATCCTGGTCGGGCCGCGCCATCTTTACGACGGTAAAGGAGCCGTCTACGAGTTTTCCGGCTCTTTTAATGGTGTCGTCCGTACCCTCCGCGGCCTCAAGCGCGATGACCGTCTTGTCCCTTATGACCACGGTCTGGCCGATATCGAATCCCGCGAGCTTCGAGGCGACTTCGCGGCCGTATTCGATATCCTCTTTTTCGGATCTGGTCGGCGCGCGTTTTGTAAGCACGCCTTTCGACGGAACCAACTCTTCGAGATAAGGCGTCGGGTCTATGACCTCTATACCTACCGTCCTTATCAGATTTGCTATACCCTTCAAGATGGCATAGTCTTTTTTACCGCCGGCCTTCTTTACAACCTCTTTCGATTCCTCGTCAAATTTATCGCTATTCTTAAAGAGTATCTCTTTTTTTATCTTGCCCAAAAGCGTAACCTTATTAAGCCTTTCGGTGACAGCCAGAAGCATTGCTTTCTTCAGGTCGCCCCACTCAAACCAGTGGATCTTATCGGCATATTTTGATAACTCGTCGCTGGTCACGCCTTTTAGGCCTATGGCA
The DNA window shown above is from Candidatus Omnitrophota bacterium and carries:
- the lpxI gene encoding UDP-2,3-diacylglucosamine diphosphatase LpxI (LpxI, functionally equivalent to LpxH, replaces it in LPS biosynthesis in a minority of bacteria.), with protein sequence MARIGLVAGAGELPIVFAKSAKKKGDTVIAIGLKGVTSDELSKYADKIHWFEWGDLKKAMLLAVTERLNKVTLLGKIKKEILFKNSDKFDEESKEVVKKAGGKKDYAILKGIANLIRTVGIEVIDPTPYLEELVPSKGVLTKRAPTRSEKEDIEYGREVASKLAGFDIGQTVVIRDKTVIALEAAEGTDDTIKRAGKLVDGSFTVVKMARPDQDARFDIPLIGPDTVKAIIDNRGSVLALEEKKTFLMNKSEVISLADSNNISIVVV